The following proteins are encoded in a genomic region of Helicobacter macacae MIT 99-5501:
- a CDS encoding META domain-containing protein gives MKQQKIQAIKLLAINLAILCGFSGCSLFDFIQRKATQGNLPANQWYVEKIIITDEEFLSPQVLAQNAQESLKNGLPQESSQAPSNASNETSASNGNNANGSSNGNGSTSSQPTPLYELAQIDKIATMEFETKENRISGESGCGSYYARYSWNDKTHLEIVPGSATRKICTPREVSRFEFRFVRGLEGVFEITHKDEKKLTLQSEKMTIHLYR, from the coding sequence TTGAAACAGCAAAAAATCCAAGCAATAAAATTACTAGCGATAAATTTAGCGATATTGTGTGGATTTAGTGGTTGCTCTCTGTTTGATTTTATCCAGCGCAAAGCTACGCAGGGCAATCTCCCAGCAAACCAATGGTATGTCGAAAAAATCATCATTACAGATGAGGAATTTCTCTCCCCTCAAGTGCTAGCACAAAACGCACAAGAATCGCTAAAAAATGGACTGCCACAAGAATCTAGCCAAGCACCTAGCAATGCTAGCAACGAGACAAGCGCAAGCAATGGCAATAATGCCAATGGTAGCAGTAACGGAAATGGTAGCACTAGCTCTCAACCAACACCACTATATGAGCTAGCCCAAATCGACAAAATCGCTACAATGGAATTTGAGACAAAAGAAAATAGGATTTCAGGAGAGAGTGGCTGTGGCTCGTATTATGCGCGGTATTCGTGGAATGACAAGACACACCTAGAGATTGTCCCGGGAAGTGCTACGCGCAAAATCTGCACTCCACGAGAAGTTAGCCGCTTTGAGTTCCGCTTTGTTAGGGGGCTTGAGGGAGTATTTGAGATAACGCACAAAGATGAAAAAAAGCTAACCCTACAAAGTGAAAAAATGACAATCCACCTCTATCGCTAG
- a CDS encoding RNA-binding S4 domain-containing protein: protein MRIDKFLNSTNVLKSRKISQDMCASGVIEVNGVVAKSSKEVKVGDKITLRFLDSSKTYQVLAIPTTKTIPKAKSSQYALLIS, encoded by the coding sequence ATGAGAATTGATAAATTTCTAAACTCCACAAATGTCCTAAAATCACGCAAAATCTCTCAAGATATGTGTGCTTCGGGCGTGATAGAGGTAAATGGCGTAGTGGCAAAATCTAGCAAGGAAGTCAAAGTGGGTGATAAAATCACGCTAAGATTTTTAGACTCAAGCAAGACATATCAAGTCCTAGCAATCCCCACGACAAAGACTATCCCTAAGGCAAAATCTAGTCAATACGCACTGCTAATAAGCTAG
- a CDS encoding RNA pyrophosphohydrolase, with protein sequence MAKKYRPNVAAIILSSHYPKKCEFFLGERSDVRGVWQFPQGGIDEGENPQEALFRELLEEIGTDEVEILAQYPQWINYDFPEDVRTKMQPFDGQTQRYFLLRLKPNAKINLQTAHPEFVSYQFVEIAEVFKRVKSFKRDVYSKVLNYFKTQGYL encoded by the coding sequence ATGGCAAAAAAATACCGCCCAAATGTCGCAGCTATAATCCTTTCATCACATTATCCCAAAAAATGTGAGTTTTTTTTGGGCGAGAGAAGCGATGTGCGCGGAGTGTGGCAATTCCCACAAGGCGGTATAGATGAGGGGGAAAATCCACAAGAAGCACTATTTAGGGAATTGCTTGAAGAAATAGGCACTGATGAAGTAGAGATTTTGGCGCAATACCCACAATGGATAAACTACGATTTTCCCGAAGATGTGCGGACAAAAATGCAACCCTTTGATGGACAAACACAGCGATATTTTTTGCTTAGGCTAAAGCCAAATGCCAAAATCAATCTACAAACAGCGCACCCAGAGTTTGTCTCATATCAGTTTGTAGAGATTGCAGAAGTGTTTAAGAGAGTAAAAAGCTTTAAGCGAGATGTGTATAGCAAGGTGCTAAACTACTTCAAAACGCAAGGGTATCTATAA
- a CDS encoding aspartate kinase has protein sequence MLIVQKYGGTSVGDCERIDSVANRVIDALKTTQEKSQNEKNENPQNNQLVIVVSAMSGQTDALINYTKYFSKLPNEREVDMALSAGERVTAALLAIALESKGYKAISLSGEKAGILTDCTHTKARIESINTARIKELLAQDYIVVVAGFQGVSAEGETTTLGRGGSDLSAVALAGALKADLCEIYTDVDGVYTTDPRIEKNARKIDKISYDEMLELASMGAKVLLNRSVELAKKWGVTLVTRSSFTQKEGTLITKEEDIMEKPIVSGIALDKNQARVSIADVIDRPGIAAEIFSALANANINVDMIVQTIGRDGKTDIDFTIPQTDIEQTKLALEPFKKDVESIEYDCDIAKVSIVGVGMKSHSGVASAGFRALASENINIMMISTSEIKVSMVIGLRHAENAVRALHSAYKLESCPV, from the coding sequence ATGCTAATCGTGCAAAAATACGGTGGGACAAGCGTGGGAGATTGCGAGCGAATCGATAGCGTGGCAAATCGCGTGATAGACGCACTAAAAACCACACAAGAAAAATCCCAAAATGAAAAAAATGAAAATCCCCAAAATAACCAACTCGTAATCGTAGTATCTGCTATGAGCGGGCAAACAGACGCACTTATCAACTACACCAAATACTTTAGCAAGCTACCAAATGAGCGCGAAGTAGATATGGCACTAAGCGCAGGCGAGCGCGTAACCGCCGCACTTCTAGCTATCGCCCTAGAATCAAAGGGCTACAAAGCAATCTCACTAAGTGGCGAAAAAGCGGGCATACTCACTGATTGCACACATACAAAAGCGCGAATCGAATCCATAAACACCGCACGCATAAAAGAACTCCTAGCACAAGACTACATTGTCGTGGTGGCTGGATTTCAGGGTGTGAGCGCAGAGGGAGAGACTACTACGCTTGGACGAGGAGGGAGCGATTTATCAGCAGTGGCGTTAGCAGGTGCGCTAAAAGCGGATTTGTGCGAAATCTACACCGATGTCGATGGCGTCTACACCACCGACCCTAGAATCGAAAAAAACGCACGCAAAATCGACAAAATCAGCTACGATGAAATGCTAGAGCTTGCTTCTATGGGTGCAAAAGTCTTGCTAAATCGTTCTGTGGAGCTAGCAAAAAAATGGGGTGTTACGCTTGTTACGCGTAGCTCTTTTACCCAAAAAGAGGGCACACTTATCACAAAAGAGGAGGACATAATGGAAAAGCCAATCGTAAGTGGAATCGCACTAGATAAAAACCAAGCGCGAGTAAGCATAGCAGATGTGATAGATAGACCGGGCATTGCCGCAGAGATTTTTAGCGCACTTGCAAATGCCAATATCAATGTAGATATGATAGTGCAAACTATCGGGAGAGATGGCAAGACGGATATAGATTTTACTATCCCCCAAACAGACATAGAGCAGACAAAGCTAGCATTAGAGCCATTTAAAAAAGATGTAGAATCTATCGAATATGACTGCGACATAGCCAAAGTCTCTATCGTGGGTGTGGGTATGAAATCTCACAGTGGCGTGGCAAGTGCTGGATTTCGCGCACTTGCAAGCGAAAATATCAACATAATGATGATTTCCACAAGTGAGATAAAAGTCTCTATGGTAATCGGACTACGACACGCAGAAAATGCAGTGCGCGCTCTGCATAGCGCATACAAGCTAGAATCCTGCCCCGTGTAA
- the fabD gene encoding ACP S-malonyltransferase, with the protein MQKFAQKSKYIKSYSEVIMQYAFVFPGQGSQSVGMGKELYENFEIAKEMFGIASEKLKVDFTKLLFSENDLLNQTQYTQPAIFLVSQIAHTILQQESPLLAKCALGHSLGEISALCVALGVGFEDGLYLTSKRGELMQKTCEGIDAGMLVVVGLEDAKLERACENLRKEGKQIWAANYNGDGQVVCAGKKADLDFAQSALKDLGAKRVLLLAMSVASHCPLLEPMRGEFEALLKPMLKENFALPIISNATAQSYNSAKDALKLLSLQLTSPVLYKQSIQSIDNEVDCYIELGHGSVLKGLNKRLSQKTTLNVSDIESLKATIAQIEQNS; encoded by the coding sequence TTGCAAAAATTTGCGCAAAAATCTAAATACATAAAATCTTATAGCGAGGTGATTATGCAATATGCGTTTGTTTTCCCCGGGCAAGGCTCTCAAAGCGTAGGTATGGGCAAAGAGCTATATGAAAACTTTGAAATAGCAAAAGAAATGTTTGGCATAGCAAGCGAGAAGCTAAAGGTTGATTTTACAAAGCTACTTTTTAGCGAAAATGACTTGCTAAACCAAACCCAATACACCCAGCCAGCGATATTTCTTGTAAGCCAAATCGCTCACACCATACTTCAGCAAGAATCCCCACTTCTAGCCAAATGTGCGCTAGGACATTCGCTAGGCGAGATAAGCGCACTATGCGTGGCTTTGGGTGTGGGATTTGAAGATGGGCTTTATCTCACTAGCAAAAGAGGTGAGCTAATGCAAAAAACTTGCGAGGGGATAGACGCAGGAATGCTCGTAGTTGTGGGGCTAGAAGATGCCAAGCTAGAGAGAGCGTGTGAAAATCTACGCAAAGAGGGCAAACAAATATGGGCTGCCAACTACAATGGCGATGGGCAAGTGGTGTGTGCGGGGAAAAAGGCGGATTTGGACTTCGCACAAAGCGCACTAAAAGACTTAGGAGCGAAGCGAGTATTGTTGCTTGCTATGTCAGTGGCAAGCCATTGTCCGCTACTAGAACCAATGAGGGGGGAATTTGAAGCATTGCTAAAACCAATGCTAAAAGAAAACTTTGCCCTGCCTATCATCTCAAATGCTACCGCACAAAGCTACAATAGCGCAAAAGACGCTCTAAAACTCCTAAGCCTCCAGCTTACCTCCCCCGTGCTATACAAACAATCTATCCAAAGCATAGACAACGAAGTGGACTGCTATATCGAGCTAGGGCACGGAAGTGTGCTAAAAGGGCTAAACAAACGCCTAAGCCAAAAAACCACGCTAAATGTCAGCGACATAGAATCCCTAAAAGCCACGATAGCCCAAATAGAGCAAAATAGCTAG
- a CDS encoding type II secretion system protein, translating into MNRHQFSTKSTTKSAFSTIELVFVIALLGVLILAIPSSLHLREKSCYATLASSLSNLQERLSLLYTDFTLHPKPLSAMRESSLAILNSINASNTPNCTLEFTKNRLVARANGQSVAFSIEPNDFSEQPAFKCNFTTSPLCRKILERTKIR; encoded by the coding sequence ATGAACCGTCATCAGTTCAGCACAAAATCAACCACAAAATCCGCTTTTAGCACGATTGAGCTAGTGTTTGTCATCGCACTTCTAGGTGTGCTTATACTAGCTATCCCTAGCTCTTTACACTTGAGGGAAAAATCCTGCTATGCCACCCTTGCTTCCTCGCTTAGCAACTTGCAAGAAAGACTATCCCTACTCTACACGGATTTTACCCTACACCCAAAGCCGCTAAGTGCTATGAGAGAATCAAGCCTAGCAATCCTAAACTCCATAAACGCGTCCAATACACCCAACTGCACATTAGAGTTTACCAAAAATCGCCTAGTAGCACGCGCAAATGGACAAAGTGTAGCCTTTAGCATAGAGCCAAATGATTTTAGCGAGCAGCCCGCTTTTAAGTGCAATTTCACTACTAGCCCACTTTGTCGCAAAATCTTAGAACGCACCAAAATCCGCTAA
- a CDS encoding type II secretion system protein: MQNKAKSLQGAFSLIELVFVIAVVGILAAIAIPKLSATRTDAQYAAINKDIQAIISSIQVAATTQDNLANVLNGEFIMRTAGLSPLRWIAQTNGVRLGKEGTLDTQNNCVIIDTNATTLSIEISPIASSPLCQKLLKAYPQPLRINLQDSVL; the protein is encoded by the coding sequence ATGCAAAACAAAGCAAAATCACTTCAAGGGGCGTTTAGCCTTATTGAGTTAGTGTTTGTCATAGCGGTAGTTGGGATACTAGCAGCCATTGCGATTCCAAAACTTAGTGCCACGCGCACAGATGCCCAATACGCCGCGATAAACAAAGACATACAAGCTATCATTTCATCTATCCAAGTAGCTGCCACCACGCAAGACAATCTCGCAAATGTCCTAAATGGCGAGTTTATAATGCGAACCGCAGGGCTATCTCCACTGCGCTGGATAGCACAAACTAATGGCGTGCGACTAGGCAAAGAGGGGACACTAGATACCCAAAACAACTGCGTGATAATCGACACAAACGCGACAACCCTAAGTATAGAGATTTCCCCTATTGCTAGCTCCCCACTATGCCAAAAACTTCTAAAAGCCTATCCTCAACCACTTAGAATCAACCTGCAAGATTCTGTGCTCTAG
- a CDS encoding HobA family DNA replication regulator has product MQEVLDFRSWLLDNIRSDCKKWANDRQWLEVARNIWADTSLPAIKHILDGGALLLATDERRDWFISYALARFHSSSKPRPILPVLSLKSLFPAHFVLQKENMENIRNMLKIAYKDYMFWYVGRSDTIMADLCMGRGNGLFWVLNEGVRQSFVLKESDEFLDYKLIEMLQLFEKSLYASVLGKVVLE; this is encoded by the coding sequence ATGCAAGAAGTGTTAGATTTTCGCTCGTGGCTGCTAGATAATATCCGCAGCGATTGCAAAAAGTGGGCTAATGATAGACAATGGCTTGAGGTAGCAAGAAATATTTGGGCAGATACTTCACTCCCTGCGATAAAGCATATTTTAGATGGCGGGGCATTGCTACTTGCTACTGATGAGCGTAGGGATTGGTTCATATCTTATGCGCTAGCAAGATTTCATAGCTCTAGCAAACCTCGCCCGATTTTACCCGTGCTTAGCCTAAAAAGTCTTTTTCCCGCGCATTTTGTGCTACAAAAAGAAAATATGGAAAATATCCGCAATATGCTAAAAATCGCTTACAAAGATTATATGTTTTGGTATGTGGGGCGGAGCGATACGATTATGGCGGATTTGTGTATGGGGAGAGGAAATGGACTTTTTTGGGTGCTAAATGAGGGCGTGCGACAATCTTTTGTCCTAAAAGAAAGCGATGAATTTTTGGATTATAAACTTATTGAGATGCTCCAATTATTTGAAAAATCGCTATATGCTTCTGTGCTTGGCAAAGTTGTCCTAGAGTAG
- a CDS encoding vacuolating cytotoxin domain-containing protein, whose protein sequence is MKQTILPNLPKSTKSPITLSALLALSLYANAQAGDITNSVYELQNKSNESSGTFSVGSTRTWSTAGADFTQSYKNGTLIFGNTSQSPKTDSSIWFGGTDWQSGLVGYIKTKFEAKDIYLTGTIGAGNAWATGGGAELNFNASNSFKAESLDLKFNHAGLQYSNFFVSANDINIKNSQLNARSDGFKMHLSSSNGDITFDSSNANFGGELVITSGKNINLTGNSSLTSRGNVIRLKAQNGSITGNGNLNFSSGTPIYVGVIEILAKDKIELGTAKLQVNASSLVGSMDGRIEVKSENGDITFDKLELVGNNGISAFGTYAHIKAGGSISVKTNGAIYSNRGLNNSTDTAGRFTTTIEAGKDITLNNTDIFLLNQLAGIGAPDSMKLIAGGSLTHTGTISFLTNQQTWEGAMLDISGVKGSAKLGNIIGSAFYINANKTLSADSITINARQTNGGFYGTGTQIWTKEGGSYTFKDINLGECGLTPWNHCEIANTARLSFFGTSGADTNGAGGSGTNSFVKGSTLTIENLSLGTMAGLYASNIQNTNVKNISMSNLSTAVFHNLTLQEGGHITMDATSQIQVKSRAYETNTTPTLGKVTLNVDASDSKPFLSIAYAGSNLENLNIQAGKTYRFIDAGEIEYKLKSGGSTETFHCTDNKEKCNTIKNMVGVYAGGADSARLDVGFGEDGILRSAKLGLQFEKVADYSTIGIKATAIDYKNPYDIDDIRYYIWQKGGNEAVAQIGGISKGAHTEQTTQTRLNSTISQNKDSQEITTNDKIYTISGKGDFTQSELSSNTTLTEAEKASAVEKKVTHIESDIFKWFNVLALHQKGVAWTAVNVIDRDLGFFEDTAKQLNNTLGQLVSTERKSNAATAVRFASDLAKAQRLVKLARIDNDEQEYRFANLLSQKRYAASGGIRSDAGGDFGFLYKFSNRHEFYNNLWANALGSATFTDGGYGTLYGANVGYDRFVPVGEGGLIVGLVASYGYGSYKADLLKNQSHNVNAGIYSRSIFANNEIDINVGYTIGMNSEDLYTRNNVWLSSLDQSYKYNTHTINANASYGYIFSTQSSGFVFKPSLGMSFYHIFTGALDADSKQVLSADNPNAPAQNLAVQSPEVSRNLFALNLALETRQYLSKGSYWFVNVGAQRDMFITGGDVLQVRFVGEESLNYKKSDNLNTFALASAGGEVQLGRRMFVNFSLGGKYGLSYKDIGVQANLGSRIVF, encoded by the coding sequence ATGAAACAAACCATACTACCAAATCTACCAAAATCTACCAAATCTCCTATCACGCTAAGTGCCCTGCTAGCACTTAGCCTCTATGCAAATGCGCAGGCTGGCGACATTACAAATTCTGTATATGAGCTACAAAACAAGTCAAATGAGAGTAGTGGGACTTTTTCTGTGGGAAGCACGCGCACTTGGAGCACTGCTGGAGCGGATTTTACCCAAAGCTATAAAAATGGCACACTCATCTTTGGCAACACTTCACAATCCCCCAAAACAGATAGCAGTATATGGTTTGGTGGCACGGATTGGCAAAGTGGGCTAGTAGGCTACATAAAGACAAAATTTGAAGCAAAAGATATATATCTCACAGGCACGATAGGTGCGGGGAATGCGTGGGCTACGGGTGGTGGCGCGGAGCTAAACTTCAATGCAAGCAATAGCTTCAAGGCAGAATCACTAGATTTGAAGTTCAACCACGCGGGATTGCAATATAGTAATTTCTTTGTGAGTGCAAACGACATAAACATAAAAAATTCTCAACTAAATGCCCGCTCTGATGGCTTCAAAATGCACTTGAGCTCAAGTAATGGCGATATTACCTTTGATAGCTCAAATGCAAATTTTGGTGGTGAGCTAGTAATCACTTCTGGCAAAAATATCAACCTCACGGGCAATTCTTCGCTTACTTCACGCGGGAATGTTATCCGCCTAAAAGCGCAAAATGGCTCTATCACGGGCAATGGAAATCTAAACTTCTCCTCTGGCACGCCTATATATGTCGGGGTAATTGAAATCTTGGCAAAAGATAAAATCGAGCTAGGCACTGCCAAACTTCAAGTAAATGCCTCCTCACTTGTGGGCTCTATGGATGGACGCATAGAAGTGAAGTCAGAAAATGGCGACATAACTTTTGACAAACTAGAGCTAGTGGGAAATAACGGAATCAGTGCGTTTGGGACTTATGCGCATATCAAAGCAGGTGGTAGCATAAGCGTGAAAACAAATGGCGCGATATACTCAAATCGTGGGCTAAATAACTCCACAGATACCGCAGGGAGATTTACCACCACGATTGAAGCGGGCAAGGACATTACTCTAAACAATACCGATATTTTCTTGCTAAATCAGCTAGCAGGAATCGGTGCTCCTGATAGTATGAAACTCATCGCAGGGGGCAGTCTAACTCACACTGGCACGATAAGTTTCCTTACCAATCAGCAGACTTGGGAGGGGGCTATGCTAGATATTAGCGGTGTGAAAGGAAGCGCGAAGCTAGGCAATATCATAGGCTCGGCTTTCTATATAAATGCAAATAAGACTTTGAGTGCGGATTCTATCACTATCAATGCTCGTCAGACAAATGGTGGGTTTTATGGCACAGGCACACAAATATGGACAAAAGAGGGTGGGAGCTACACTTTCAAGGATATAAATCTAGGCGAGTGTGGGCTTACCCCTTGGAATCACTGCGAGATAGCAAACACAGCTAGGCTTAGCTTTTTTGGCACGAGTGGTGCAGATACAAATGGCGCAGGTGGCAGCGGGACAAATTCATTTGTAAAAGGCTCTACCCTAACCATAGAAAACCTAAGCTTGGGCACTATGGCAGGGCTATATGCGAGCAACATACAAAATACGAATGTCAAAAACATAAGTATGTCAAATCTCTCAACTGCTGTCTTTCATAACCTCACTTTGCAAGAGGGTGGGCATATCACTATGGACGCCACAAGCCAAATCCAAGTAAAATCTCGCGCCTATGAGACAAATACTACCCCTACGCTTGGTAAGGTTACGCTAAATGTCGATGCGAGTGATAGTAAGCCGTTTTTGTCTATCGCCTATGCAGGTAGCAATCTAGAAAATCTAAATATCCAAGCTGGCAAGACTTATCGCTTCATAGATGCGGGCGAGATAGAGTATAAGCTAAAAAGTGGTGGCAGCACAGAGACTTTTCACTGCACTGATAATAAAGAAAAATGCAACACTATCAAAAATATGGTAGGTGTCTATGCAGGTGGGGCGGATTCTGCGAGGCTTGATGTAGGGTTTGGCGAAGATGGCATACTAAGGTCTGCAAAGCTGGGGTTGCAGTTTGAAAAAGTCGCAGACTATTCAACTATCGGTATCAAAGCCACAGCCATAGACTATAAAAATCCTTATGATATAGATGATATACGCTACTATATTTGGCAAAAGGGTGGCAATGAAGCAGTCGCCCAAATCGGTGGAATCTCAAAAGGCGCACATACCGAGCAAACCACACAAACAAGGCTAAATAGCACGATTTCGCAAAACAAAGATTCCCAAGAGATAACGACAAATGACAAAATCTACACTATAAGTGGCAAAGGGGATTTTACACAAAGCGAACTATCTAGCAATACAACCCTGACAGAAGCAGAAAAAGCAAGTGCGGTAGAAAAGAAAGTAACGCACATAGAATCTGATATTTTTAAGTGGTTTAATGTCCTAGCACTTCATCAAAAAGGTGTTGCTTGGACGGCAGTAAATGTCATAGATAGGGATTTGGGATTTTTTGAGGATACGGCTAAGCAGCTAAACAACACACTAGGACAGCTTGTATCTACCGAGCGCAAGTCAAATGCAGCTACGGCTGTCAGATTTGCCTCTGATTTGGCAAAAGCTCAAAGGCTAGTCAAACTCGCTAGAATTGATAACGATGAGCAAGAGTATCGCTTCGCAAATCTACTAAGCCAAAAAAGATATGCTGCAAGCGGTGGGATTAGAAGTGATGCGGGAGGGGATTTTGGGTTTTTGTATAAGTTCTCAAACCGCCACGAGTTTTATAACAATCTTTGGGCAAACGCGCTAGGAAGTGCTACATTTACAGATGGGGGATATGGCACGCTATATGGAGCAAATGTAGGGTATGATAGATTTGTCCCTGTGGGCGAGGGTGGGCTAATAGTCGGGCTTGTGGCTTCTTATGGATATGGTAGCTATAAAGCAGACTTGCTAAAAAACCAAAGCCACAATGTAAATGCGGGAATCTACTCTCGCTCAATCTTTGCAAACAATGAAATCGACATAAATGTGGGATACACTATCGGTATGAATAGTGAGGATTTATACACACGAAACAATGTATGGCTAAGCAGTCTAGACCAAAGCTACAAATACAACACTCACACCATAAACGCCAATGCTAGTTATGGCTATATCTTTAGCACACAATCTAGTGGCTTTGTGTTTAAGCCCTCTTTGGGAATGAGCTTTTATCACATATTTACAGGTGCGCTAGATGCGGACTCTAAGCAGGTGCTAAGTGCGGATAATCCAAACGCTCCAGCGCAAAATCTAGCCGTGCAGTCCCCAGAGGTTTCACGCAATCTTTTCGCGCTAAATCTCGCCCTAGAAACAAGGCAATATCTATCCAAAGGCTCATATTGGTTTGTCAATGTCGGAGCGCAAAGAGATATGTTTATCACGGGTGGAGATGTGCTGCAAGTGCGCTTTGTAGGCGAGGAATCGCTAAACTACAAAAAAAGCGACAATCTAAACACTTTCGCCCTAGCAAGTGCAGGTGGCGAAGTCCAGCTAGGCAGGAGAATGTTTGTGAATTTTTCACTTGGTGGGAAGTATGGGCTTAGCTACAAAGATATAGGCGTGCAGGCAAATCTCGGTAGTAGAATCGTGTTTTAG
- a CDS encoding DNA polymerase III subunit delta', giving the protein MNQNNRGKMQYTGNIILSYDIFEKAQSLKDEIASRNEIVRDFVCEEVKMEDAHAIIAQAYIAEKEKKTIIIAAQNFRNEAQNALLKILEEPPQNIHFIIITRNKTALLPTIRSRLVLEDLREKSEIASFGLDITRLDLGKIFDFLKNINASEGTKTSGKEMVESLLIAIHKAGIKLSEEELEMFDNALLELHNYRRISLVITPLLLMLLLRQKTNNTKRAL; this is encoded by the coding sequence GTGAATCAAAACAATCGAGGCAAAATGCAATACACAGGCAACATTATCCTAAGCTATGATATTTTTGAAAAAGCACAGTCGCTAAAAGATGAGATTGCCTCGCGCAACGAAATCGTGCGTGATTTTGTATGTGAGGAAGTCAAAATGGAAGACGCCCACGCCATAATCGCCCAAGCCTATATCGCCGAAAAAGAGAAAAAAACTATCATCATTGCTGCACAAAACTTCCGCAATGAAGCCCAAAACGCCCTACTAAAAATCCTAGAAGAACCACCACAAAATATCCATTTTATCATCATCACGCGCAACAAAACCGCTTTGCTACCTACGATTCGCTCTAGGCTTGTGCTAGAGGATTTGCGCGAAAAAAGTGAGATTGCTTCTTTTGGACTTGATATAACAAGGCTAGACTTGGGCAAAATCTTTGATTTTCTAAAAAACATAAACGCAAGCGAGGGGACAAAAACAAGTGGCAAAGAAATGGTAGAATCCCTACTAATTGCTATCCACAAAGCAGGTATAAAGCTAAGCGAGGAAGAGCTAGAAATGTTTGATAACGCACTTTTGGAGCTACACAACTACCGCAGAATTTCGCTAGTGATAACCCCACTGCTACTTATGCTACTACTTAGACAAAAAACAAACAACACTAAAAGGGCTTTATAA
- a CDS encoding 5'-methylthioadenosine/adenosylhomocysteine nucleosidase, whose amino-acid sequence MQQSTPQDSQKSTITPNYQKIGIIGAMQEEITPLLSLFPTHTAQAMGGNVYYEIPYKNATLYVAYSKIGKVHSAMTATTMIAHFGCEAIIFGGVAGALNKDLKIGDILIATKLCQHDVDISAFGHPLGFIPEGKLFIESSKILNGIASLVAQEYGAQSAGTKEGILLKEGVIASGDEFVHNAEKKQWLIDTFGADAVEMEGASVAVVCDSFGVPFCVFRSISDSADGSADVSFDEFLDSSAKICAEFVKKMLDKILG is encoded by the coding sequence ATGCAGCAATCCACCCCGCAAGATTCACAAAAATCTACTATCACTCCAAACTACCAAAAAATCGGTATCATCGGTGCTATGCAAGAAGAAATCACACCACTGCTTAGCCTATTTCCCACACACACAGCACAAGCTATGGGTGGCAATGTGTATTATGAAATCCCTTATAAAAATGCCACGCTATATGTCGCATATAGCAAAATCGGCAAGGTGCACTCTGCGATGACTGCTACCACGATGATAGCTCACTTTGGCTGTGAAGCGATAATCTTTGGTGGTGTGGCAGGTGCGCTAAACAAAGACCTAAAAATCGGCGATATTTTAATCGCTACTAAACTATGCCAGCACGATGTAGACATTAGCGCGTTTGGACATCCACTAGGATTTATCCCAGAGGGCAAGCTATTTATCGAATCTAGCAAGATTCTAAATGGCATAGCTAGCCTTGTCGCGCAAGAATACGGCGCACAAAGTGCAGGGACAAAAGAGGGGATTTTGCTAAAAGAGGGCGTTATCGCTTCGGGCGATGAGTTTGTGCATAATGCAGAGAAAAAGCAATGGCTGATTGATACTTTTGGTGCAGATGCCGTAGAAATGGAGGGCGCGAGCGTAGCAGTAGTATGCGATAGCTTTGGTGTGCCTTTTTGCGTGTTTCGCTCTATCAGTGATAGTGCCGATGGCAGCGCAGATGTGAGCTTTGATGAGTTTTTGGACTCAAGCGCGAAAATATGCGCAGAATTTGTCAAAAAAATGCTTGATAAGATTTTAGGGTAA